The following coding sequences are from one Triticum aestivum cultivar Chinese Spring chromosome 5A, IWGSC CS RefSeq v2.1, whole genome shotgun sequence window:
- the LOC123102610 gene encoding pentatricopeptide repeat-containing protein At4g13650, protein MTRRAAASLNKSLTGFLAHEDPEKLLSLFAAKVRQCRGLGSVDFACALRECRGSGKRWPLVPEIHAKAITCGLGGDRIAGNLLIDLYAKKGLVQRARRVFEQLSSRDNVSWVAMLSGYAQNGLGQEAVGLYHQMHRSGVVPTPYVLSSVLSACTKAALFEQGRFVHVQVYKQGLCSETVVGNALIALYLRFGSFSLAERVFSEMPYCDRVTFNTLISRHAQCGNGESALEIFEEMRLSGWTPDCVTIASLLAACASIGDLNKGKQLHSYLLKAGMSPDYIIEGSLLDLYVKCGDIVEALEIFKSGDRTNVVLWNLMLVAYGQISDLAKSFDLFYQMVAAGVRPNQFTYPCLLRTCTYAGEINLGEQIHSLSIKTGFESDMYVSGVLIDMYSKYGWLDKARRILEILEAKDVVSWTSMIAGYVQHDFCKEALETFKDMQLFGIWPDNIGLASAISACAGIKAIRQGLQIHSRVYVSGYSADVSIWNALVNLYARCGRSKEALSLFEAVEHKDKITWNGLVSGFAQSGLYEEALEVFIKMYQAGVKYNVFTFVSSISASANLADIKQGKQIHATVTKTGYTSETEVANALISLYGKCGSIEDAKMQFFEMSERNDVSWNTIITSCSQHGRGLEALDLFDQMKQEGLKPNDVTFIGVLAACSHVGLVEEGLGYFESMSSEHGIHPRPDHYACVVDILGRVGQLDRARKFVEEMPVSANAMVWRTLLSACRVHKNIEIGELAAKYLLELEPHDSASYVLLSNAYAVTGKWAYRDHVRKMMKDRGVRKEPGRSWIEVKNVVHAFFVGDRLHPLAHQIYKYLADVDDRLAKIGYRQGNYFLFQEKEKEQKDPTAFVHSEKLAVAFGLMSLPPSMPLRVIKNLRVCNDCHTWMKFTSEVMGREIVLRDVYRFHHFNNGNCSCGGFW, encoded by the coding sequence ATGACGCGCCGGGCAGCGGCCTCGCTTAACAAGTCGCTCACTGGGTTCCTCGCGCACGAAGATCCGGAGAAGCTCCTGTCGCTCTTCGCAGCCAAGGTCAGGCAGTGCAGGGGCCTTGGCTCTGTTGATTTCGCGTGCGCCTTGCGCGAGTGCAGGGGCAGCGGCAAGCGCTGGCCGCTCGTTCCGGAGATCCACGCGAAGGCGATCACATGTGGGCTCGGGGGAGACCGGATCGCTGGCAACCTGCTGATTGATTTGTACGCGAAGAAAGGGCTTGTGCAGCGCGCGAGGCGTGTGTTTGAGCAGCTATCTTCCAGGGACAATGTTTCTTGGGTTGCAATGTTGTCAGGGTATGCACAGAATGGTCTTGGACAAGAAGCTGTTGGGCTATACCACCAGATGCATCGCTCCGGTGTTGTTCCCACGCCTTACGTTCTGTCTAGTGTACTCAGTGCTTGCACTAAAGCTGCGCTTTTTGAGCAAGGGCGGTTCGTTCATGTCCAAGTTTACAAGCAAGGGTTGTGCTCTGAAACTGTTGTGGGGAATGCGCTTATTGCACTGTACTTGCGGTTCGGATCTTTTAGCCTGGCGGAAAGAGTATTTTCTGAGATGCCGTACTGCGATAGAGTAACGTTCAATACACTGATCTCGCGACATGCTCAGTGTGGAAATGGTGAGAGTGCTTTGGAGATATTTGAGGAGATGCGCTTGTCAGGCTGGACGCCTGATTGTGTAACCATTGCTAGTCTCCTTGCAGCTTGTGCCTCTATTGGGGATCTGAATAAGGGCAAGCAGCTCCATTCTTATCTGCTAAAAGCAGGCATGTCTCCGGATTACATAATTGAAGGTTCGCTTCTTGATCTCTATGTGAAATGTGGTGATATTGTGGAAGCCCTCGAGATCTTCAAATCGGGTGATAGGACAAATGTAGTGCTATGGAATTTGATGCTTGTTGCATATGGGCAGATTAGTGATCTAGCAAAATCTTTTGACCTCTTTTATCAAATGGTAGCTGCAGGGGTACGCCCTAACCAATTCACATACCCATGCTTGTTAAGGACTTGCACTTACGCTGGAGAAATTAACCTTGGAGAGCAGATTCATTCACTAAGCATAAAGACTGGCTTTGAGTCCGATATGTATGTCAGTGGTGTACTGATAGATATGTATTCTAAATACGGGTGGCTTGATAAGGCTCGAAGAATTCTTGAAATACTTGAAGCAAAAGATGTGGTCTCCTGGACATCGATGATCGCTGGATACGTGCAACATGACTTTTGCAAAGAGGCCCTTGAAACATTCAAAGATATGCAGCTATTTGGAATTTGGCCTGATAACATAGGGCTAGCAAGTGCTATAAGTGCTTGTGCTGGAATTAAAGCGATCCGTCAGGGTCTGCAGATTCATTCTCGGGTTTATGTGTCTGGTTATTCAGCAGATGTCTCCATTTGGAATGCGCTGGTAAACCTTTATGCACGATGTGGAAGAAGCAAAGAAGCTCTCTCTTTATTTGAGGCAGTTGAACATAAAGACAAGATAACATGGAATGGACTGGTATCTGGTTTTGCACAGAGTGGTCTATATGAAGAGGCCCTTGAGGTATTTATTAAGATGTATCAAGCAGGTGTCAAGTATAACGTGTTCACCTTTGTATCCTCTATTAGTGCATCAGCTAACCTTGCAGATATAAAACAAGGAAAGCAAATACATGCTACAGTTACTAAAACAGGTTACACCTCTGAAACTGAAGTTGCCAATGCGTTGATTTCACTGTATGGGAAATGTGGCAGCATTGAAGATGCCAAGATGCAGTTCTTTGAAATGTCTGAAAGGAACGACGTGTCATGGAATACTATTATTACAAGTTGCTCACAACATGGACGTGGCCTAGAGGCTTTGGATCTATTTGATCAAATGAAGCAAGAAGGTCTAAAACCAAATGATGTGACCTTCATAGGCGTTTTAGCTGCTTGCAGTCATGTGGGTCTGGTAGAGGAGGGTCTTGGTTACTTTGAATCCATGTCTAGTGAGCATGGAATCCATCCAAGGCCTGATCATTATGCTTGTGTTGTAGACATTCTTGGACGAGTTGGGCAACTTGACCGGGCAAGGAAATTTGTTGAGGAAATGCCTGTATCTGCTAATGCAATGGTTTGGAGAACCCTTCTCAGTGCTTGTAGAGTGCACAAAAACATCGAAATTGGGGAGCTTGCAGCCAAGTATCTACTGGAGTTAGAACCTCATGATTCAGCATCATATGTCCTCCTTTCAAATGCATATGCTGTTACTGGGAAATGGGCTTACAGGGATCACGTCAGAAAGATGATGAAAGACAGAGGAGTCAGAAAAGAGCCCGGCCGTAGCTGGATTGAAGTAAAGAACGTGGTTCATGCTTTCTTTGTTGGTGATCGGTTGCACCCATTGGCTCATCAGATTTACAAATATTTGGCTGACGTAGATGACAGGTTAGCCAAAATAGGGTACAGACAAGGGAACTATTTTCTTttccaagaaaaagagaaagaacaaaAGGACCCCACTGCTTTTGTCCATAGCGAGAAGTTAGCTGTGGCCTTTGGATTGATGAGTTTGCCTCCTTCTATGCCCCTTAGAGTCATTAAGAATCTCCGTGTCTGCAACGATTGCCACACTTGGATGAAGTTTACCTCTGAAGTCATGGGAAGAGAAATTGTATTGCGAGATGTGTACAGATTTCACCATTTTAACAATGGCAATTGTTCATGTGGAGGCTTCTGGTGA